The window GTCCAGAAAGAAGACGGGGTTTTCCGCCCTCATCCCTCCTCCAAGGAGGCGAGGAAGCGCTCCGCCCAGCCCTGCACGTCCAAGGCCTCAATGCGGGCCTTCAAGGCGGCAAGCCGTTCCCGCCGCTCCCCCCCGGGCATGCGTAAGGCCCGGTCCAAGGCCTGGGCCATCCCGTCCAGGTCGTAGGGGTTGACCAAAAGGGCCTCCTTCAGGTACTCCGCCGCCCCCGCCAGGTTGGAGAGGACCC of the Thermus thermophilus HB8 genome contains:
- a CDS encoding trehalose-6-phosphate synthase, encoding MPRSLPSPSTTGRGRGVSLKKGRVLSNLAGAAEYLKEALLVNPYDLDGMAQALDRALRMPGGERRERLAALKARIEALDVQGWAERFLASLEEG